In a single window of the Nicotiana tomentosiformis chromosome 8, ASM39032v3, whole genome shotgun sequence genome:
- the LOC138898127 gene encoding uncharacterized protein translates to MQDDETIAKYSNRISLIVNKIRLLGEDFKDDMIVEKILVTIPERFESKISSLEESKDLSTISIAELISALQAQEQRRAFREDKVTEGIFYAKHQKEKVDYPYCKYCKKKTHLEKFCWWRPDALCGNYKQKGNVTKVCKFKDANAQALIAEEGIEDDLL, encoded by the coding sequence ATGCAAGATGATGAGACCATCGCTAAGTATTCTAACCGAATTTCTTTAATTGTCAATAAAATCAGGTTACTTGGCGAGGATTTCAAAGATGACATGATAGTTGAAAAAATTCTTGTGACAATTCCCGAGAGATTTGAATCCAAAATTTCCTCTCTGGAAGAGTCTAAAGATCTCTCTACCATCTCTATTGCAGAATTAATAAGTGCTCTTCAAGCACAAGAGCAAAGAAGGGCCTTCAGAGAAGACAAAGTTACTGAGGGTATTTTTTATGCAAAACACCAAAAAGAAAAAGTCGATTATCCTTATTGCAAATATTGCAAAAAGAaaacacacttagaaaaattttgTTGGTGGAGACCTGATGCATTATGTGGAAATTACAAACAAAAAGGTAATGTTACTAAAGTGTGCAAGTTCAAAGATGCTAATGCACAAGCACTAATAGCAGAAGAAGGAATTGAGGATGACCTTCTTTAG